In Nocardia sp. NBC_01327, the genomic stretch GACCGCGACGATGATGCGGAACTCAATTCGTACAACGCCATGTACGCCGAGCTCGCCCGGCGTGATCGAGAGGTACGCAAGTGAGTGACGTCGCCCAGGCGACCGGGAGTATCAAGCGGCTCTATCGATCCGATGTGCGGCGGGCGCGCCGCATGCTCTACGGGCAGATTCGCAAGACGCCCGTGTTCCATACCGAGATCCTGGGCCCGCGCGGCCCGGTTCCGGTCACCTTGAAGCTCGAATATCTCCAGCACGGCGGCACCTTCAAGGTGCGCGGCTGTCTCAATGCGCTGCTGCAGGCCCGAGCAAGCGGCAGCAGTGTGGTGATCGCCTCCGGCGGCAATGCGGGTATTGCTGCGGCGCTGGCCAGTTCGCTGCGCGGGCTGTCCTGCACGGTGGTGGTGCCGGAGTCGGCGCCGCATACGAAGGTGGCGGCCATGTGGTCGCACGGGGCCGAAGTGCTGTGGCACGGAACGACTTACGCCGAGGCGCACCGCTATGCCTGCCAGCTGGCCAGGGAGCGCGGGGCCATGCAGCTGCACGCCTACGATCTGCCGGAGATCGTGGCCGGTGCGGGCGTGGTCGGACTGGAGATCGAGGAGCAGGTGCGGGGCCGTCCGCCGGTGCTGGTGGCGGTCGGCGGCGGCGGACTGGTCGCCGGGATCGCGGTGGCATTGGGCCTGCGTGGTCGGGTGATCGGGGTGGAACCGCAGGGTGCGCCGACCCTGCACGCCGCGCTGGCGGCGGGGCGTCCGGTGGATGTCGATGTGTCGAGTGTGGCCTCGGATGCGCTGGGCGCCAGCCGGATCGGTGATATCGCCATGGAGGTGGCGCAGCGGTACGCGGTGCGGTCGGTGCTGGTCAGCGATGATGCGATCGTGATGGCGCGCGAATATCTGTGGCGCGAATTCCGGATTGTCGTCGAGGCGGCCGGAGCTACGGCGCTGGCCGCGATTCAAAGTGGCGCGTACGTGCCCGCGCCGGGGGAGCGGCCGGTGGTTGTGCTCTGTGGTGCGAACACCGACTTGACGACGCTCTGATTCTCCGCCTGTTCACATCGCCCGAAGTTATCCACAATCGCGGAAATGCGCTGGTGCGCAGGTCGTCCGCACGTCACGCTTGAAGAGGAAGAGGGGACCGCGAAAGAGCAAGGGGGATGGCGATGTACGAGGCGAACACAGCGGTGATCGGTCGGGTGGTCACCCATCCGACACGACGCGAACTGGCGAATGGCGAGCAGGTGCTCAGTTTCCGGCTGGCGAGCACCAGCCGCCGATTCGATCAGGCCAGCGGCGACTGGGTCGACGGCGGGACGCTGTATCTGACCGTCAGCTGCTGGCGCAAACTGGTGGAGGGTGTCGAGGCGTCGCTGCAACGCGGCGATCCGATCATCGCCTACGGTCAACTCCGCTCGAACGAGTACACCACCAGGGATGGTGCGGAGCGCAGTGATCTCGAGATGCGCGCCCTCGCCCTCGGCCCCGACCTGGGCCGTTGCAGCGCCCCGGTGCTGCGCAAACACTTCGGCCGCAGCGACCGCCCCGAGGCGCCGCCGCAGCCTGCCACCGATGCCGACCGCGCCGGAGATCCGGCAACCCAACACAGTTAGGCTTGCCCATATGGCTGAGTTCATTTACCAGATGGTTAAGGTTCGAAAGGCGCATGGCGACAAGGTCGTGCTCGACAATGTGACCTTGAACTTCCTTCCGGGCGCGAAGATCGGTGTCGTCGGCCCGAACGGCGCCGGTAAGTCGAGCGTCCTGAAGATCATGGCGGGACTGGACCAGCCGAATAATGGTGAAGCCTGGCTGGCGCCCGGTGCGAGCGTCGGCATCCTCATGCAGGAGCCGGAACTCAACGAAAGCAAGACAGTTCGCGGCAATGTCGAGGAGGGCCTCGGCGAGATCAAGGTGAAGCTGGATCGCTTCAACGAGATCGCCGAGCTCATGGCGACCGATTACTCCGATGAGCTCATGGAAGAGATGGGCAAGCTGCAGGAGGATCTCGATCACGCCGATGCGTGGGATATCGACTCCCAGCTGGAGCAGGCCATGGACGCGCTGCGCTGCCCGCCGCCGGACGAGCCGGTCACCAACCTCTCCGGTGGTGAGCGCCGCCGCGTCGCGCTGTGCAAGCTGCTGCTGAGCCAGCCCGATCTGCTGCTGCTCGATGAGCCCACCAACCACCTCGACGCCGAATCCGTGCTGTGGCTGGAGCAGTTCCTGGCCAAGTACCCGGGCGCCGTCCTGGCCGTCACTCACGACCGGTACTTCCTCGACAATGTCGCGGAGTGGATCCTCGAGCTCGACCGCGGCCGCACCTTCCCGTACGAGGGCAACTACTCCACCTACCTGGAGAAGAAGGCCGAGCGCCTCGAGGTGCAGGGCAAGAAGGACCAGAAGCTGCAGAAGCGCCTCAAGGAGGAGCTGGCGTGGGTCCGGTCCAGTGCCAAGGCACGTCAGGCCAAGAGCAAGGCGCGTCTGACTCGCTACGACGAGATGGCTGCCGAGGCCGACAAGATGCGCAAGTTGGACTTCGAGGAGATCCAGATCCCGGCCGGCCCGCGTCTGGGCAATGTGGTTGTCGAGGTCGAGCACCTGGACAAGGGCTTCGGCGACCGCCAGCTCATCAAGGATCTGTCGTTCACCCTGCCGCGCAACGGCATTGTCGGCGTCATCGGACCCAACGGTGTGGGTAAGTCGACGCTGTTCAAGACCATTGTCGGCCTCGAGCAGGCGGACAGCGGCATTGTGCGCGTCGGCGAGACGGTCAAGCTGAGCTACGTCGACCAGAACCGCTCCGGCATCGACCCGCAGAAGAATGTGTGGGAGGTGGTTTCCGAGGGTCTGGACTTCATCCAGGTCGGCAATCAGGAAATGCCTTCCCGCGCTTATGTTTCCGCCTTCGGCTTCAAGGGCCCGGATCAGCAGAAGAAGGCCGGTGTGCTCTCCGGTGGTGAGCGCAACCGCCTGAACCTGGCGCTCACCCTCAAGCAGGGCGGCAATCTGATCCTGCTCGATGAGCCCACCAACGACCTCGACGTCGAGACCCTCGGCTCGCTGGAGAACGCGCTGGAGAACTTCGCCGGCTGTTCGGTGGTCATCTCCCACGATCGCTGGTTCCTGGACCGCACCTGCACCCACATCCTGGCGTGGGAGGGCAATGACGACAACGACGCCGCGTGGTTCTGGTTCGAGGGCAACTTCGAGGCCTATGAGGCGAACAAGATCGAGCGGATGGGCCAGGAGGCGGCGCGCCCGCACCGCGTCACCCACCGCAAGCTCACTCGCGGCTAGGTTCTACCGCAGCTGTCCTGCGGGTGTACGTTGCCGCAGGACAGCTTTCAGGCCGCCCGCTTCGAGTTGTTAGCTGACGGCTCGCTGTTCATCCGGGTGAGCACCTTTGCCCTCCCGGATGAACGGCAATCGAATAGCGAATTCAGCTGTTTCGCGAATGCATAAATGCGTGAAAACTGTTTTGGTGCAAGGTTTGTCGTACGTCACCTGGTCATTCCGGTCAGCTCCTACCATCGCCGTACCGCCCGGTTTGCCCGAACCGTGCGACGCGGGATGGCATTGAGGGGAATTCAGCCCGGCGCACCGAGCGTCCAGCTACTCTCGGACCGGCGTCGCTTTGGTACGGAACCTAATCCGAGGAGTTGGCGAAATGACGGTGTCGTCCGAATTGTCTAGCGCGGCCTGGGCTGCGAGTTTGCCCGCGTCGCTGCGAGGCGATCTGGTATCGCTCGAGGAGGCGTATTTCCGCCACGTCGATGCCGGTGATGCGGACTGCGCGGTACCCGCGACTTCGACCCAGATCTTCCGCTGCCATGTGGATCTCGCGATCAAGCGCACACCCGGTACCGCCAATGTGCGGGTCTACCACCACGATGACGACACCGATCTCGGTGCCGCCGTGCAGATGGTCACCGACGATATGCCGCTGCTGGTGGAATCGGTCACCTCATCGCTGACCCGCATGGGCATCAGCGTCAGTGAGGTGGTGCACCCGGTCTTCGAGGTCACCCGCAATGCCGACGGTCTGCTCGAAGCCGCAGTCCCGCATGAGGTCGACGGCAATGGCGGCACCGGTCTGCGGGAATCCTGGATGCATCTGCAGTTGCACCCCTCGACCAGCCGCGAGCTGCTCGAGAAGGTCGAGACCGCGCTCCCCGACGTGCTCACCGATGTGCGCCAGGTCATTTCGGACACCAAGGCCATGCGCGCGGCGCAGCAGCGGGTGGCCGATGAACTCGACGTCGCGGTCAAGGGCGAGAAATCTTCGTTCAGCGCAGCGGATCTCACCGATTGCGCGAATCTGCTGCGCTGGCTGGCCGACGGCCACTTCACCGTGCTCGGCTACGCGCGCTACGAGCGCACCATCGTCGACGGGCAGACCAAGTCGACCATCATGCCCGGCACCAGTCTGGGCGTGCTGCGTCCCAATGTCGGCACCGATTTCCGGGTGCCCGACAACAGCGGTGACCAGCCGCTGCTCATGCTCACCCAGGGTTTGGTGCCGGCCACCGTGCACCGCGCGGTCTACCCGTACTTCGTCGGCGTCGCCGAAATCGACGAAGGCGGAACGGTTCTCGGCGAGCACCTGTTCATCGGCGTCTTCACCGTCACCGCCCTGCACGAGAATGTGCTCGACATCCCGATGATCGAACGCCGGGTGCGGTCGGTCATCGAGGCCAGCGGCTTCGATCTGGAATCCTTCTCCGGGCAGGAAATGCTGGAGGTCATCCAGTCCTTCCCGCGCACCGAACTGTTCTCCTCCGACAGTGCCACGCTGCGCCGGACGGCCGGCGCGGTGCTGAATGTCGCTATGCGCCGCCAGGTTCGGCTCTTCATGCGCATGGACGGCTACGGCCGTTTCGTCTCCTGCATGGTCTATCTGCCCCGCGATCGCTACACCACCCGGGTGCGGCTGGAGATGCAGGACATTCTGGTCCGCGAACTGGGCGGCGTTTCCATCGACTATTCGGCGCGGGTCTCCGAGAGTGATCTCGCCAGTGTGTATTTCACCGTCCGCCTGCCCGATGAGGGCGGTGCGGCCGATTCGTCCGAGTCCAACCGGCTGCGTCTGCAGAACCTGCTCGCCGAGGCCAGTCGCACCTGGGAAGACCATCTGCGCGATGAGGTCGCCACCTCCACCGTGCTGGATCCGGCTGTGGTGCAGCGCTATACCGAGGCGCTGCCCGAAAGCTACAAGGAAGACTTCGAATCCGGGCGCGCGCTGGCCGATATCGTCCGGCTGCAGCAGCTGCAACCGGGCAGCATCGACCAATACCTGTACCGCCATGCCGATTCCACGCCCGGCTCCTGGCGGTTCACCCTCTATGTCGGCGGCAGCGGCATTTCGCTGAGCCAGGTGCTGCCGGTGCTGCAGAGCCTCGGCGTCGAGGTGATCGATGAGCGGCCGCATCAGCTCGACTTCGATCACGGCCCCGAACAGTGGATCTACGACTTCGGTCTGCTGGCCCGGCCGGAGCTGATGCGCAGTGCGCTGGACCGGAATATGGACGCCGAGCTGGTGGAGTCCTCCGCTCGCCTGGACGCGCTCGACGATCAGGTGCGCGGTCTGCGCGAGCGGTTCACCGCGGCATTCGAGGCACTCTGGTACGGCCGCGCCGAGGCTGACAGCCTCAATGAGCTGGTGCTGCGGGCCGAATTGAACTGGCGCACCGTATCGATTCTGCGTGCCTACGCGAAATACCTGCAGCAGGCCGGTTTCCCGTACAGCCAGGCCAATATCACCCGCGTGCTGCTCGCCTACCCGGACGCGGCGCGCATGTTCGTCGATCTGTTCGCCGCACTCTTCGATCCGGATTCCGCTGACGAGGAGCACGCCCGCGATCTGGAAGGTGCGGTGCGCCACCGCATCGACGAGGTGGTGAGTCTGGACGCCGACCGCATCCTGCGCGCCATTCTCGGGCTCATCAAGGCCACCCTGCGCACCAACTACTTCGTCACCGATGCCGAGGGGCAGCCGCGGGAGTACCTGTCCTTCAAGGTGGAACCGCGGGAGATCGTCGAATTGCCCAAGCCGCGGCCGCAATTCGAGATCTTCGTCTACTCACCCCGGGTCGAGGGTGTACACCTGCGCTTCGGTCCGGTCGCGCGCGGCGGGCTGCGCTGGTCGGATCGCCTGGAGGACTTCCGCACCGAGATCCTGGGCCTGGTGAAGGCGCAGGCGGTGAAGAACGCGGTGATCGTCCCGGTCGGCGCCAAGGGCGGATTTGTGGTGAAGCAGGCGCCGGCGGCCACCACCGATCCGGTGTCCGATCGGCAGTCGCTGCAGGCCGAGGGCATTGCCTGCTACCGCACGTTCATCTCCGGCCTGCTCGATGTCACTGACAATGTGGACCGCGCGACCGGCCGGGTGGTGCCGCCCGCGCGGGTGCGCCGCCGCGACGGTGACGACACCTATCTGGTCGTCGCCGCCGACAAGGGCACGGCGACGTTCTCCGATATCGCCAATGATGTTGCCGGGCAGTACGGTTTCTGGCTCGGCGACGCCTTCGCCTCCGGCGGTTCGGTGGGGTACGACCACAAGGCCATGGGCATTACCGCCCGCGGCGCGTGGGAGAGCGTGAAGCGGCACTTCGCCGAAATGGAAATCGACACCCAGACGCAGGACTTCACCGTTGTCGGCGTCGGCGATATGAGCG encodes the following:
- a CDS encoding single-stranded DNA-binding protein codes for the protein MYEANTAVIGRVVTHPTRRELANGEQVLSFRLASTSRRFDQASGDWVDGGTLYLTVSCWRKLVEGVEASLQRGDPIIAYGQLRSNEYTTRDGAERSDLEMRALALGPDLGRCSAPVLRKHFGRSDRPEAPPQPATDADRAGDPATQHS
- a CDS encoding threonine/serine dehydratase is translated as MSDVAQATGSIKRLYRSDVRRARRMLYGQIRKTPVFHTEILGPRGPVPVTLKLEYLQHGGTFKVRGCLNALLQARASGSSVVIASGGNAGIAAALASSLRGLSCTVVVPESAPHTKVAAMWSHGAEVLWHGTTYAEAHRYACQLARERGAMQLHAYDLPEIVAGAGVVGLEIEEQVRGRPPVLVAVGGGGLVAGIAVALGLRGRVIGVEPQGAPTLHAALAAGRPVDVDVSSVASDALGASRIGDIAMEVAQRYAVRSVLVSDDAIVMAREYLWREFRIVVEAAGATALAAIQSGAYVPAPGERPVVVLCGANTDLTTL
- a CDS encoding NAD-glutamate dehydrogenase is translated as MTVSSELSSAAWAASLPASLRGDLVSLEEAYFRHVDAGDADCAVPATSTQIFRCHVDLAIKRTPGTANVRVYHHDDDTDLGAAVQMVTDDMPLLVESVTSSLTRMGISVSEVVHPVFEVTRNADGLLEAAVPHEVDGNGGTGLRESWMHLQLHPSTSRELLEKVETALPDVLTDVRQVISDTKAMRAAQQRVADELDVAVKGEKSSFSAADLTDCANLLRWLADGHFTVLGYARYERTIVDGQTKSTIMPGTSLGVLRPNVGTDFRVPDNSGDQPLLMLTQGLVPATVHRAVYPYFVGVAEIDEGGTVLGEHLFIGVFTVTALHENVLDIPMIERRVRSVIEASGFDLESFSGQEMLEVIQSFPRTELFSSDSATLRRTAGAVLNVAMRRQVRLFMRMDGYGRFVSCMVYLPRDRYTTRVRLEMQDILVRELGGVSIDYSARVSESDLASVYFTVRLPDEGGAADSSESNRLRLQNLLAEASRTWEDHLRDEVATSTVLDPAVVQRYTEALPESYKEDFESGRALADIVRLQQLQPGSIDQYLYRHADSTPGSWRFTLYVGGSGISLSQVLPVLQSLGVEVIDERPHQLDFDHGPEQWIYDFGLLARPELMRSALDRNMDAELVESSARLDALDDQVRGLRERFTAAFEALWYGRAEADSLNELVLRAELNWRTVSILRAYAKYLQQAGFPYSQANITRVLLAYPDAARMFVDLFAALFDPDSADEEHARDLEGAVRHRIDEVVSLDADRILRAILGLIKATLRTNYFVTDAEGQPREYLSFKVEPREIVELPKPRPQFEIFVYSPRVEGVHLRFGPVARGGLRWSDRLEDFRTEILGLVKAQAVKNAVIVPVGAKGGFVVKQAPAATTDPVSDRQSLQAEGIACYRTFISGLLDVTDNVDRATGRVVPPARVRRRDGDDTYLVVAADKGTATFSDIANDVAGQYGFWLGDAFASGGSVGYDHKAMGITARGAWESVKRHFAEMEIDTQTQDFTVVGVGDMSGDVFGNGMLLSRHIRLVAAFDHRNIFLDPNPDPEVSFVERERMFALPRSSWADYDRSLISTGGGVYDRTVKSIPVSEQVREVLGLAADVTALSPPELMRAILKAPVQLLWNGGIGTYIKAAGETNADVGDKSNDAIRVSGNELRVKVIGEGGNLGATALGRIEFCRNGGKMNTDALDNSAGVDCSDHEVNIKVLLDGVVSSGELPEAERNPLLASMTDEVAALVLQDNVSQNYLMGMSRAEAPRMLNVHKRVIEELEVRRGLDRELEALPSEIEIKHRVEQGTGLTSPELSNLMAHVKLSLKTDLLAGDLPDSPYFSSRLTHYFPTPLRDRFGAAIKKHRLRREITTTMLVNEVVDLGGITYAHRLSEEIGATASDSVRAFTAATQIFDLHSIWDRIRDAEVSTGMKDTLELETKRTLDRASRWLLNNRPQPIAVGAEIHRYAQEVRGLAPKVPGWLRGHHIDTLNEQSQALIGRGAPSELATEVFGLLNLFPLLDVIDIADITDRQGDEVGALYYALNDHLKIDWLLQAVSHLERGDRWHALARLALRDDMYGSLRSLTLDVLSAGDPEETAEEKIAYWESKNQSRLGRARAALSELFESGTHDLATLSVAARQVRSMVSGVGAQSEVPR
- the ettA gene encoding energy-dependent translational throttle protein EttA, with protein sequence MAEFIYQMVKVRKAHGDKVVLDNVTLNFLPGAKIGVVGPNGAGKSSVLKIMAGLDQPNNGEAWLAPGASVGILMQEPELNESKTVRGNVEEGLGEIKVKLDRFNEIAELMATDYSDELMEEMGKLQEDLDHADAWDIDSQLEQAMDALRCPPPDEPVTNLSGGERRRVALCKLLLSQPDLLLLDEPTNHLDAESVLWLEQFLAKYPGAVLAVTHDRYFLDNVAEWILELDRGRTFPYEGNYSTYLEKKAERLEVQGKKDQKLQKRLKEELAWVRSSAKARQAKSKARLTRYDEMAAEADKMRKLDFEEIQIPAGPRLGNVVVEVEHLDKGFGDRQLIKDLSFTLPRNGIVGVIGPNGVGKSTLFKTIVGLEQADSGIVRVGETVKLSYVDQNRSGIDPQKNVWEVVSEGLDFIQVGNQEMPSRAYVSAFGFKGPDQQKKAGVLSGGERNRLNLALTLKQGGNLILLDEPTNDLDVETLGSLENALENFAGCSVVISHDRWFLDRTCTHILAWEGNDDNDAAWFWFEGNFEAYEANKIERMGQEAARPHRVTHRKLTRG